Proteins from a single region of Chitinibacter bivalviorum:
- the prmA gene encoding 50S ribosomal protein L11 methyltransferase: MPWQELRLTTDSAHAEAYSDALFDLGALSVSIEDAAAGTSAEKPIFGEPGEPVDQLWDTSIVIALFEADAEVALVVAAAANQLKQTAPKFDVVVVEEQDWVRLTQSQFDPIPISPRLWITPTWHECPDPQAVNIQLDPGLAFGTGSHPTTRLCLQWLDANIQGGETVLDYGCGSGILAIAAMKLGAGPTDGVDIDAQAMIASEQNAEQNGVKGRFFLPDAAPAQTYDVVVANILTNPLKALAPLLAGRCREGGRIVLSGILSEQAHEIVAIYGEWFDFVAPNEHEGWVCLSGTRK, from the coding sequence ATGCCTTGGCAAGAACTCCGCCTGACCACCGACTCGGCACATGCCGAAGCCTATTCAGATGCACTATTCGATTTAGGTGCACTGTCTGTTTCGATTGAAGATGCTGCAGCAGGCACAAGCGCCGAGAAACCTATTTTTGGCGAGCCCGGTGAGCCGGTCGATCAGCTTTGGGATACGAGTATTGTAATAGCGCTTTTTGAAGCGGATGCAGAAGTCGCACTGGTTGTGGCTGCCGCAGCCAATCAATTAAAGCAAACAGCGCCAAAATTTGACGTCGTCGTGGTGGAAGAACAAGACTGGGTGCGTTTGACACAATCTCAGTTCGATCCGATCCCTATTTCACCGCGTCTTTGGATTACGCCGACTTGGCATGAGTGCCCAGACCCTCAGGCTGTCAATATTCAACTCGACCCTGGTTTGGCATTCGGTACGGGCAGTCACCCAACAACGCGTCTTTGCCTGCAGTGGCTTGATGCCAATATTCAAGGCGGCGAAACCGTTTTGGATTACGGATGTGGCAGCGGCATTTTGGCGATTGCCGCTATGAAATTGGGCGCAGGCCCAACTGATGGCGTCGATATTGATGCGCAAGCCATGATCGCTTCCGAGCAAAATGCAGAGCAAAACGGCGTTAAAGGTCGTTTCTTCTTGCCCGATGCGGCTCCGGCACAAACTTATGATGTTGTTGTCGCGAACATTTTGACTAATCCGCTCAAAGCACTGGCGCCACTCCTCGCTGGTCGGTGCCGCGAGGGTGGTCGTATTGTGCTGTCAGGAATTTTGTCGGAACAAGCGCATGAAATCGTGGCAATTTATGGCGAATGGTTTGATTTTGTTGCGCCAAACGAACACGAAGGCTGGGTGTGTTTATCTGGTACACGTAAATAA
- a CDS encoding DUF3025 domain-containing protein: MTNWPSDFFNQHPAFSPIRRHLAQFSAPPDYATWQSIPTVAISEGGSPIRFVPSEQITEYYELAVYRDGMVATRLNWHDTFNAMIWHAFPRSKSALNAMHFRIINSNPAATIRGAARDAATLLDECGLILPYSDPKLLELVTQHQWHDLFVTQREQWGKSISAITFGHANFENLMAPFIGLTGKCWPIAVGADFFNLDIDAQCQQLDAILAQLIASDALQKPKQLPPLPYLGIPDWYAQQDDAFYCNTAYFRPKREKASA, encoded by the coding sequence ATGACGAATTGGCCTAGCGATTTTTTCAATCAGCACCCCGCATTTAGCCCCATCCGACGCCATTTGGCACAATTTAGCGCCCCGCCCGATTACGCTACTTGGCAAAGTATTCCGACGGTGGCGATCAGTGAAGGCGGCTCACCGATTCGTTTTGTACCCAGCGAACAAATTACTGAATATTATGAATTGGCGGTCTATCGGGATGGCATGGTCGCCACCCGACTCAATTGGCACGATACCTTTAATGCGATGATCTGGCACGCCTTCCCGCGTAGCAAGTCGGCACTCAATGCCATGCATTTTCGTATCATCAATAGCAACCCGGCGGCCACAATTCGCGGCGCTGCACGGGATGCCGCCACGCTTCTGGATGAATGCGGCCTAATTTTGCCCTATAGCGACCCCAAGCTCCTTGAGCTGGTCACCCAACATCAATGGCATGACTTATTTGTCACGCAGCGCGAGCAATGGGGGAAATCGATTTCAGCCATCACCTTTGGCCATGCCAACTTTGAAAATCTGATGGCGCCCTTTATTGGCTTAACGGGAAAATGCTGGCCGATTGCGGTCGGCGCCGATTTTTTCAATTTAGATATTGACGCGCAATGCCAGCAGCTCGACGCCATTTTGGCCCAACTCATTGCAAGCGATGCACTTCAGAAGCCCAAGCAACTACCCCCACTGCCCTACTTGGGCATCCCAGATTGGTACGCTCAGCAAGATGATGCGTTTTATTGCAATACGGCTTACTTTCGCCCCAAGCGAGAAAAGGCAAGCGCTTAG
- a CDS encoding STAS domain-containing protein, giving the protein MFSFFRKKGPDGQEVLTQTGPVTQTGPATQARVQSNTGNTVPAPNAPATASAPAPSSESAYDLSKLSIEVSSSSDSLSPAEEQAAMLYANGQSNAAINILLNDKPHFVGKRRLESWLMLFELLQQHNQKEAFDALGLDFVVEFEKTPPTWQAVHSNTQVKASASGYHAFSGNLTHDTIDKQVNALRLLQEKNDQLRIDFSKLTGVDTLAAAELLAALQHNHKNPNSLQLIGSDVLTQLLKEKIEVGRRHPAEAPFWLLLIELQQLLGLQDDFENLAVDYAITFEVSPPSWDARQTSKSVAQIAAAEALAKAEIQAAEKEKSLLTGTITAQTPANLEKLIEQVESSLSPVIDLRQITRIDFDSAGQMLNLAMKWLQEGRQVRFINTNPLVHTLLRVMSIHEMLSVELRK; this is encoded by the coding sequence GTGTTTTCGTTCTTCCGCAAAAAAGGTCCAGACGGACAAGAGGTCTTAACGCAAACAGGTCCAGTAACTCAAACTGGCCCCGCGACACAAGCTCGCGTGCAATCCAATACGGGCAATACAGTGCCCGCACCGAACGCCCCCGCAACGGCAAGCGCCCCTGCCCCCAGCAGCGAATCGGCTTACGATTTATCCAAATTGTCGATCGAAGTGTCCAGCAGCAGTGACTCGCTAAGCCCGGCCGAAGAGCAAGCAGCCATGCTGTACGCCAATGGTCAAAGCAATGCCGCGATCAATATTTTGCTCAATGACAAGCCGCATTTTGTCGGCAAACGCCGTCTTGAATCATGGCTAATGCTGTTTGAATTACTGCAACAACATAACCAGAAAGAAGCCTTCGATGCCTTGGGTCTGGATTTTGTGGTTGAATTTGAAAAAACACCACCCACTTGGCAAGCCGTGCATAGCAACACGCAAGTGAAAGCTTCGGCCAGCGGCTACCACGCTTTTTCAGGCAATCTGACGCACGACACCATCGATAAGCAAGTGAATGCCTTGCGTCTGCTCCAAGAGAAAAATGATCAGCTACGGATTGATTTCAGTAAATTAACCGGCGTTGATACCCTCGCCGCGGCCGAATTACTGGCGGCCTTGCAGCACAACCACAAAAACCCCAACAGTCTGCAATTAATTGGTAGTGATGTCCTCACTCAATTACTCAAAGAGAAAATCGAGGTGGGCCGCCGTCATCCGGCCGAAGCTCCTTTCTGGCTGTTGCTGATTGAGCTGCAGCAATTGCTGGGTTTGCAGGATGATTTTGAAAACCTAGCAGTCGATTACGCCATTACATTTGAAGTCTCCCCGCCCTCATGGGATGCGCGCCAGACCTCAAAATCAGTCGCGCAAATTGCAGCCGCCGAAGCGCTGGCCAAGGCTGAAATTCAAGCCGCGGAAAAGGAAAAAAGTCTACTGACGGGCACGATCACAGCACAAACCCCGGCCAATCTGGAAAAGCTGATCGAACAAGTCGAAAGCAGCTTGTCGCCCGTCATTGATTTACGCCAGATTACGCGAATCGACTTTGATTCTGCGGGGCAAATGCTTAATTTGGCGATGAAATGGCTGCAAGAAGGGCGTCAAGTCCGCTTTATCAATACCAATCCGCTGGTCCATACCCTACTGCGAGTGATGAGCATTCATGAAATGCTCAGCGTCGAGCTCAGAAAGTAA
- the tpx gene encoding thiol peroxidase, with the protein MATVTLGGNAINVNGQFPAVGSAAPAFSLVAKDLSDVTLASLAGKRKILNIFPSVDTPTCAASVRRFNEAASKLENTVVVCISADLPFAQSRFCGSEGLENVINLSTMRGSEFLANYGVQIANGPLVGVAARAVVVLDANDQVVHSELVAEIKDEPNYEAALAALA; encoded by the coding sequence ATGGCAACAGTTACCCTTGGCGGCAATGCAATCAATGTCAACGGCCAATTCCCAGCGGTAGGCAGCGCTGCGCCTGCTTTCTCACTGGTTGCAAAAGATCTCTCTGACGTGACCTTGGCCAGCTTGGCCGGTAAACGTAAGATCTTGAATATTTTCCCAAGCGTGGACACCCCAACTTGTGCAGCATCGGTGCGCCGCTTTAACGAAGCGGCATCGAAACTCGAAAACACCGTTGTGGTTTGCATTTCTGCTGACCTGCCATTTGCGCAAAGCCGTTTCTGCGGCTCTGAAGGCTTGGAAAACGTAATCAATTTGTCGACTATGCGCGGTAGCGAATTCCTCGCGAACTATGGCGTTCAAATTGCGAACGGCCCATTGGTGGGCGTTGCTGCACGTGCCGTTGTCGTTCTCGACGCCAACGATCAAGTTGTACATAGCGAATTGGTTGCTGAAATCAAAGATGAACCTAACTACGAAGCCGCTTTAGCTGCGTTGGCTTAA
- the tpx gene encoding thiol peroxidase has translation MSTVMLNGAPISIGGRFPHVGDTAHSFMLVDTNLQDVALSKYWGQRKLIAVVPSLDAAIGLNIARQLEKLGYELSNTVIMTVSVDTPYALARIAEAEGFRKIELMSTLRGRDFHKDYGVMITDVPLSGLMTTALFVLDTNDMVLYAELVSELMNEPRYEAAMEILNPPQVEPKGEE, from the coding sequence ATGTCTACCGTGATGCTCAATGGCGCACCAATCAGTATTGGCGGCCGTTTTCCACATGTTGGCGACACGGCTCACAGCTTTATGCTGGTCGACACCAATTTGCAAGATGTAGCTTTGTCCAAATATTGGGGGCAGCGCAAGCTGATTGCCGTCGTTCCCAGCCTTGATGCCGCCATCGGCCTCAATATCGCGCGCCAACTTGAAAAGCTGGGGTATGAGCTCAGCAACACCGTCATTATGACCGTTTCGGTTGATACCCCCTATGCACTAGCCCGCATTGCCGAAGCTGAAGGATTTCGAAAAATCGAATTAATGTCGACCTTACGCGGTCGCGATTTTCACAAAGATTATGGCGTAATGATCACCGATGTCCCATTGTCTGGGCTAATGACTACTGCTTTATTTGTGCTCGACACCAACGATATGGTGCTCTACGCCGAATTGGTGTCTGAGTTAATGAACGAACCCCGCTATGAGGCGGCGATGGAAATTCTTAATCCACCGCAGGTTGAGCCCAAGGGCGAAGAATAA
- a CDS encoding DUF3426 domain-containing protein, translating into MNQITRCPNCSTSFRVTDDQLAAHQGKVRCGRCSFIFNARDFLQRIDPELIADTTKTDPIPDTRITTEAQPVEEYRSIPDREQHKPLEETTYSGSTEHEAVAINHDTEVNGETASASNVINFPTAAPKPDSEGTQDNEKDLQRALAKLVKKTRSQKIRRTRKPSRRTIEPTAMSALAEEELNPEQSPAQSKQEQIENDAEYRPILDDTDPLFMEAKPSRWRWLWAVGSLLLSMALVLQLSFNFRLELSQEFPALRPKWQALCAKLGCDMPLPRQADLLRSEWSELTYIPDHPTLVQVKATLRNLAPFEQAMPKLELTLTDENERLVARKIFSAKEYLAQSEPNQASLLANDEVHAFLQLDLGQLHSTGYSIYWFYE; encoded by the coding sequence ATGAACCAAATCACGCGCTGCCCTAATTGCAGCACTTCATTTCGCGTTACCGATGATCAACTCGCAGCCCACCAAGGCAAGGTGCGCTGCGGGCGCTGCTCGTTTATTTTTAATGCGCGTGATTTTTTACAGCGGATTGATCCAGAGTTAATTGCTGACACAACGAAAACTGACCCCATACCTGATACACGTATCACTACAGAAGCACAGCCTGTAGAAGAATACAGGTCAATACCCGACAGAGAACAACACAAACCGCTCGAAGAAACCACATATTCAGGCTCAACTGAGCATGAAGCAGTTGCCATAAACCACGACACCGAAGTGAACGGTGAAACGGCCTCTGCAAGTAATGTGATCAATTTCCCCACCGCAGCCCCCAAGCCCGACAGCGAAGGCACTCAAGATAACGAAAAAGATTTGCAACGCGCCTTGGCCAAACTCGTTAAGAAAACACGTAGCCAGAAAATTCGTCGCACCCGCAAGCCATCTCGTCGCACGATTGAACCCACCGCGATGTCCGCCTTAGCGGAAGAAGAGCTCAATCCCGAGCAAAGCCCAGCGCAGAGCAAGCAAGAACAAATTGAAAATGACGCTGAATATCGCCCGATTCTGGATGACACCGATCCACTGTTTATGGAGGCAAAACCAAGTCGCTGGCGTTGGCTCTGGGCAGTCGGCAGCCTGCTATTAAGTATGGCTTTGGTTTTGCAGCTGTCATTCAACTTCCGTCTTGAATTAAGCCAAGAATTTCCCGCGCTGCGCCCCAAATGGCAAGCCCTGTGCGCCAAACTCGGTTGCGACATGCCATTGCCACGCCAAGCTGACTTGCTGCGATCTGAATGGTCAGAACTCACCTACATTCCAGACCACCCAACCTTGGTGCAGGTCAAAGCGACTTTGCGCAATCTGGCGCCGTTCGAACAAGCAATGCCGAAACTGGAGCTAACGCTCACCGATGAAAATGAGCGCTTGGTGGCGCGCAAGATTTTCTCGGCCAAAGAATATCTCGCCCAAAGCGAACCTAATCAGGCCTCTTTACTCGCCAACGATGAAGTACATGCCTTTTTGCAACTTGATCTGGGGCAATTGCACTCCACCGGCTACTCGATCTATTGGTTCTACGAGTAA
- a CDS encoding adenylyltransferase/cytidyltransferase family protein, giving the protein MSQYDAPQFELKICAPEELPLKLAQLARPLVFTNGCFDILHRGHVTYLAQARALGAAMVVALNTDESVRRLGKGNDRPINPLLNRAAVMASLASVDLVTWFDDDTPFNLIELIQPEILVKGGDWLPENIVGSKEVLARGGTVHSIPFLFDTSTTKTLQMIRGE; this is encoded by the coding sequence ATGAGCCAGTATGACGCTCCACAATTCGAACTAAAAATTTGTGCGCCAGAAGAATTGCCGCTGAAACTAGCTCAGCTAGCGCGCCCTCTGGTGTTCACGAATGGCTGTTTTGATATTTTGCACCGTGGTCATGTGACTTATTTGGCGCAAGCACGGGCATTGGGGGCAGCGATGGTCGTAGCGCTCAATACCGATGAGTCGGTACGTCGATTGGGAAAAGGCAATGATAGACCAATTAATCCATTGCTTAATCGCGCGGCAGTGATGGCAAGCTTGGCATCGGTCGATTTGGTGACTTGGTTTGATGACGATACGCCGTTTAATCTTATTGAATTGATTCAGCCTGAAATTCTGGTGAAGGGCGGTGATTGGCTGCCCGAAAATATCGTCGGTAGCAAAGAAGTGCTGGCTCGAGGCGGCACGGTGCATTCGATTCCATTTCTGTTCGATACTTCGACGACCAAAACATTGCAAATGATTCGGGGTGAGTGA
- a CDS encoding DUF748 domain-containing protein has translation MRHFNLLSPPGSIRKYLRAALYAGLGLIALGVLSIFALPPLLKPYLEQQASQALHREVRLERIAFNPFLLKIELEGLSIKDQFGEFVRAKSITIDAQLMSIIRGGPVLRELTLVEPKINVVRTGEKSFNFSDLIKSDSPESEHSEPLHFSLNNIQIQQGALTLDDRVKSTKYTLDQFNLALPFVSNLPQRIDEYIQPALSGRINGEVFSLKGQSKPFKDSLDTSLRLSLKDFDITEYMSYTPLPEALAVGKGRLSTELDIVFRQQRDTASLLLNGQVQLSDLQLKLAQQEALQLGKLTVQLHDLKPMLGDFHFKSFNVDALHVLAERSKQGEMNWLALAPKPTSPKASAVAASAIKADARAKPSSFSVKVDDFALKNSKITWRDASVAPALEYQIHDLALSGQHWASDSAQPFPIDVSAQLAQGATVAANIQAATAPLTLKSQLQLNQLQLADLAPYYAPYLNGQLKGALSTQFGFDWQAESNQYQIHAGELRLNQLALNLPKQSKSAVAIAQLELKGIELDSAQHLIQIANLSSQQGMLDVLLLPEYHINLLDFIPTSSTPKSEAKPSKSMQANASPTWRVKLDQTSIADYQIRLEDKGLAKSTPIILRKLAMDVQNLDTQAGVRSQLKFTADGGRGSHFAISGPFIAQPFSSQWQIDFRGADAAYTQPYFSKYLNVSLASGFVDLKGVLHLALEPTLTGSYQGNIGVRQFYALDKSTGDDFLKWKNLSLNGVKTDFSPLKIDIAEIKLNDFFSRLILSANGRFNLQDIVVSEEGATSVTRESTRDTHADAAKKADDAAASMIPIRIGKIDLSGGNIRYSDLLIRPNFTANLTEMGGQIAGISSQNDTRASLDLKGSVDNIAPVQIQGSLNPLAKDIFYDVKGGVKGYELTSASMYSEKYTGFGITKGKMSMEVAYHIENGKLKASNKLFLDQLTLSGDKVDGPDVTKLPVKFALSLLTDRKGQVKLNLPIEGSLDDPEFRIGAIIWQVVGNVLEKIVTAPFDALGAAFSDGPSLSYVTFEPGRARISDAAATSIKQVADILLDRPALKIEVTGWADRAMDSDGIKQYLLRSQMRAVKADKLGKSAESVESEDELNFTEEEKPALIAAVYKKAKFEKPSNLLGLDKKLPVEEMQALILKNTVVSEQDLLAMANLRAKRVEEALKAAGLPAERVFITKSVLDPKPAQSEKDQGPVTRVQFKLE, from the coding sequence ATGCGACATTTCAATTTGCTTTCGCCACCTGGCTCAATCAGAAAATATTTGCGCGCCGCGCTCTATGCAGGTTTGGGTTTGATTGCATTGGGTGTGTTGAGTATTTTTGCCTTGCCGCCCTTGCTCAAGCCCTACCTTGAGCAGCAAGCCAGTCAGGCTTTGCACCGTGAGGTGCGCTTAGAGCGGATTGCTTTTAATCCTTTTTTACTCAAAATTGAACTGGAAGGCTTGTCGATTAAAGATCAATTTGGTGAATTTGTCCGTGCCAAATCGATCACGATCGATGCTCAATTGATGTCGATTATTCGCGGTGGCCCGGTGTTGCGGGAGTTGACCTTGGTCGAGCCCAAAATCAATGTGGTGCGCACTGGCGAGAAGTCGTTTAATTTTTCCGATTTGATTAAATCCGATTCGCCTGAGTCTGAGCATTCAGAGCCTTTGCATTTTTCTCTCAACAATATCCAAATTCAGCAGGGTGCCTTGACGCTGGATGACCGAGTCAAAAGCACAAAGTACACGCTGGATCAATTCAATCTGGCTTTGCCTTTCGTTTCCAATTTACCGCAGCGCATCGATGAATATATCCAGCCCGCACTGTCAGGGCGCATTAATGGCGAAGTGTTTTCTCTCAAAGGGCAGAGCAAGCCATTCAAAGATTCGCTAGATACCTCCCTGAGGTTAAGCCTCAAAGACTTTGATATTACTGAATACATGAGCTATACCCCTCTGCCTGAAGCCTTGGCTGTTGGGAAAGGGCGCTTAAGCACCGAGCTGGATATTGTTTTTCGCCAGCAACGGGATACGGCGAGCCTACTGCTCAATGGACAAGTGCAACTATCCGATTTGCAACTCAAGCTGGCCCAACAAGAAGCCTTGCAGCTGGGCAAACTCACCGTGCAGCTGCACGATCTCAAGCCCATGCTGGGCGATTTCCACTTCAAAAGTTTTAACGTCGATGCGCTGCATGTTTTGGCCGAGCGCAGTAAACAAGGCGAAATGAACTGGTTGGCTTTAGCCCCGAAACCCACATCACCCAAGGCCAGTGCCGTGGCGGCCAGTGCGATCAAGGCGGATGCCCGTGCTAAGCCTTCGTCGTTCAGTGTCAAGGTCGATGATTTTGCGCTTAAAAATAGCAAAATCACTTGGCGCGACGCCAGTGTTGCGCCGGCGCTCGAATACCAAATTCACGATCTGGCGCTGTCAGGGCAGCATTGGGCAAGCGATTCTGCGCAGCCATTTCCGATTGATGTATCTGCGCAATTGGCGCAGGGGGCCACAGTGGCGGCTAACATTCAGGCGGCTACTGCGCCGCTGACGCTCAAGAGCCAACTTCAGCTCAATCAATTGCAACTGGCTGATTTAGCGCCGTATTACGCACCGTATCTGAATGGGCAGCTTAAAGGGGCACTGAGTACCCAGTTTGGATTCGATTGGCAGGCTGAGTCGAATCAGTATCAGATCCACGCGGGTGAATTGCGCTTGAATCAACTGGCCTTGAACTTGCCCAAACAAAGTAAAAGCGCCGTCGCCATTGCTCAGCTTGAGCTGAAAGGGATTGAGCTCGATAGCGCGCAACATTTAATTCAAATTGCCAATCTATCGAGTCAGCAAGGCATGCTCGATGTTTTGCTGTTGCCTGAATATCACATCAATTTGCTCGACTTCATTCCTACATCGAGCACGCCAAAATCAGAGGCGAAGCCTAGTAAATCGATGCAAGCCAACGCCTCACCCACATGGCGGGTGAAGCTAGATCAAACATCAATCGCGGATTATCAAATTCGGCTAGAAGACAAAGGCTTGGCCAAATCGACCCCTATCATCCTGCGTAAACTGGCGATGGATGTGCAAAATTTAGATACCCAAGCAGGTGTGCGCTCGCAGTTGAAATTTACTGCTGATGGTGGGCGTGGCTCGCATTTTGCAATTAGCGGGCCATTTATTGCTCAGCCTTTTTCTAGTCAGTGGCAGATTGATTTCCGTGGCGCCGATGCTGCGTACACTCAGCCATATTTCAGCAAATATCTCAATGTGTCGCTGGCCAGTGGTTTTGTCGATCTCAAGGGAGTGCTGCATTTGGCGCTAGAGCCCACATTGACCGGCTCTTACCAAGGCAATATTGGTGTGCGCCAATTTTATGCCTTGGATAAAAGTACGGGCGATGATTTTCTAAAGTGGAAAAATCTATCCTTAAATGGGGTGAAAACGGATTTCTCGCCGCTAAAAATAGATATTGCCGAGATCAAGCTCAATGACTTTTTCTCGCGCCTGATTTTATCGGCCAATGGGCGCTTTAATTTGCAGGATATCGTGGTCAGCGAAGAGGGCGCGACCTCGGTGACGCGTGAGTCGACGCGTGACACACATGCTGATGCAGCCAAAAAAGCCGATGATGCGGCTGCCAGCATGATCCCGATTCGAATTGGCAAAATCGACTTAAGTGGTGGCAATATTCGTTATAGCGACCTATTGATTCGCCCTAATTTCACCGCGAATCTGACCGAAATGGGCGGCCAGATTGCAGGGATATCCAGCCAAAATGACACGCGAGCAAGTCTTGATTTGAAAGGCAGTGTCGACAATATTGCTCCGGTGCAAATTCAAGGTAGCCTCAATCCATTAGCGAAGGATATTTTTTATGATGTCAAAGGCGGTGTGAAAGGTTATGAGCTGACGTCTGCGTCGATGTATTCGGAAAAATACACCGGCTTTGGTATTACCAAAGGCAAGATGTCGATGGAGGTGGCCTATCACATCGAAAATGGCAAATTAAAAGCCAGCAATAAACTGTTTTTAGATCAGCTGACTTTGAGTGGCGATAAAGTCGATGGCCCTGACGTGACCAAATTGCCCGTTAAATTTGCCCTTTCTTTGCTAACCGATCGCAAAGGGCAAGTGAAGCTCAATTTACCGATTGAGGGCTCGCTCGATGACCCTGAGTTTCGCATCGGAGCGATTATTTGGCAGGTGGTCGGTAATGTGCTGGAGAAAATTGTCACCGCGCCATTTGATGCATTGGGCGCCGCTTTTTCGGATGGCCCAAGCCTGTCTTATGTGACGTTTGAACCCGGTCGTGCGCGCATTAGTGATGCAGCCGCCACGTCGATTAAGCAGGTTGCGGACATATTGCTTGATCGACCCGCCTTGAAGATTGAAGTCACTGGTTGGGCTGATCGCGCTATGGATAGTGATGGGATTAAGCAGTACCTATTGCGTAGTCAGATGCGAGCAGTGAAGGCCGACAAGCTGGGTAAATCTGCTGAGTCGGTCGAGTCGGAAGATGAATTAAATTTCACTGAGGAAGAAAAGCCCGCACTGATTGCAGCAGTGTATAAAAAAGCCAAATTTGAAAAGCCGAGTAATTTGTTAGGTTTGGATAAAAAACTGCCCGTGGAGGAAATGCAGGCTTTGATTTTGAAAAATACAGTGGTCAGCGAACAAGACTTGCTCGCCATGGCCAATCTAAGGGCAAAGCGGGTTGAAGAGGCATTAAAAGCGGCGGGCCTGCCTGCTGAGCGCGTCTTTATTACCAAGTCGGTGCTTGATCCTAAGCCTGCGCAAAGTGAAAAGGATCAGGGGCCAGTAACGCGCGTGCAATTTAAATTAGAATAA
- the hslV gene encoding ATP-dependent protease subunit HslV: MEQFDGTTIVSVRRGSHVAVGGDGQVTLGNIVIKGTARKVRKLYRDQVIVGFAGGTADAFTLFERFESKLEKHQGHLTRAAVEMAKDWRTDRMLRKLEAMLIVADPTATLVITGNGDVLEPEGGIAAIGSGGAYAQAAARALLENTDFPPEVCVKKALEIAGDLCIYTNQNHVVESMGASPALLTGDENGI; the protein is encoded by the coding sequence ATGGAGCAATTTGACGGCACAACGATCGTATCGGTACGCCGCGGCAGTCACGTGGCGGTCGGCGGCGATGGGCAGGTGACGCTGGGCAATATCGTGATCAAAGGCACCGCCCGTAAAGTGCGCAAACTCTATCGGGATCAGGTCATTGTTGGTTTTGCTGGCGGTACGGCAGATGCGTTTACCTTGTTTGAGCGTTTTGAATCCAAACTAGAAAAACACCAAGGTCACCTCACCCGCGCGGCGGTCGAAATGGCCAAAGACTGGCGCACCGATCGCATGTTGCGCAAACTGGAAGCGATGCTGATTGTGGCCGACCCAACGGCAACGCTCGTGATTACTGGTAATGGCGATGTGCTCGAACCCGAAGGCGGCATTGCCGCAATTGGCTCGGGCGGCGCGTACGCACAAGCGGCTGCACGCGCTTTATTGGAAAACACCGATTTCCCGCCCGAAGTTTGTGTGAAAAAAGCGCTCGAAATCGCCGGTGATTTGTGTATTTACACCAACCAAAACCACGTCGTTGAAAGCATGGGTGCCAGCCCCGCTTTATTAACCGGCGATGAAAACGGCATCTAA